Proteins encoded within one genomic window of Ottowia sp. SB7-C50:
- the nuoH gene encoding NADH-quinone oxidoreductase subunit NuoH yields the protein MIDALYNGGLHLFAGTWWTGATWPVVWILIKIVVLLLPLMGAVAYLTLWERKLLGFMQVRHGPNRTGPWGLLQPIADAVKLLTKEIIRPTAANKPLFFLGPLMAIMPALAAWVVIPFGPETALSNVNAGLLLVMAITSIEVYGVIIAGWASNSKYAFLGALRASAQMVSYEIAMGFCFLVVLMVSASMNMTDIVLGQAKGMFADKGLNFLSWNWLPLLPIFVVYLISGVAETNRHPFDVVEGEAEIVAGHMVEYSGMGFATFFLAEYASMWLVSILGVTMFLGGWLPPFAALDFIPGWIWLGIKTFVVVSMFIWIRATFPRFRYDQIMRLGWKIFIPVTLVWLILVGFWLISPWNIWH from the coding sequence ATGATCGACGCTTTGTACAACGGTGGGTTGCACCTGTTCGCGGGCACGTGGTGGACAGGCGCCACCTGGCCCGTCGTCTGGATCCTCATCAAGATTGTCGTGCTGCTGCTGCCCCTGATGGGTGCCGTGGCCTACCTGACACTGTGGGAACGCAAGCTGCTCGGCTTCATGCAGGTGCGGCACGGGCCGAACCGCACCGGGCCGTGGGGTCTGCTGCAACCCATCGCCGACGCGGTCAAACTGCTGACCAAGGAAATCATCCGCCCGACCGCCGCCAACAAGCCGCTGTTCTTCCTGGGTCCGTTGATGGCGATCATGCCGGCGCTGGCGGCCTGGGTTGTCATTCCCTTCGGGCCGGAAACCGCCTTGTCCAACGTCAACGCGGGGCTGCTGCTGGTCATGGCCATCACCTCGATCGAGGTCTATGGCGTGATCATCGCGGGCTGGGCTTCCAACTCCAAGTACGCGTTTCTGGGTGCCCTGCGCGCGTCGGCGCAGATGGTCAGCTACGAGATCGCGATGGGCTTCTGCTTCCTGGTCGTGCTGATGGTGTCCGCCAGCATGAACATGACGGACATCGTGCTGGGCCAGGCCAAGGGCATGTTCGCCGACAAGGGCTTGAACTTCCTGTCGTGGAACTGGTTGCCGCTGCTGCCGATCTTCGTGGTCTACCTCATCTCGGGCGTCGCCGAAACCAACCGCCACCCGTTCGACGTGGTCGAGGGCGAGGCCGAAATCGTTGCCGGCCACATGGTCGAATATTCGGGCATGGGTTTTGCCACCTTCTTCCTGGCCGAATATGCCAGCATGTGGCTGGTGTCCATCCTGGGCGTCACCATGTTCCTGGGCGGCTGGCTGCCGCCGTTCGCTGCGCTGGATTTCATTCCTGGCTGGATATGGCTCGGCATCAAGACCTTCGTGGTGGTGTCGATGTTCATCTGGATCCGCGCCACGTTCCCGCGCTTCCGTTATGACCAGATCATGCGTCTGGGCTGGAAGATTTTCATTCCGGTGACTCTGGTCTGGCTGATTCTGGTGGGGTTCTGGCTCATCAGCCCCTGGAACATCTGGCACTGA
- the nuoI gene encoding NADH-quinone oxidoreductase subunit NuoI — protein sequence MASVAASPFSIRDFFKSFMLVELFKGMALTGRYAFARKVTVQFPEEKTPLSPRFRGLHALRRYENGEERCIACKLCEAVCPAVAITIEAGEREDGSRRTTRYDIDLTKCIFCGFCEESCPVDSIVETHIFEYHGEKRGDLYFTKDMLLAVGDRYEPEIAAAKAADAKYR from the coding sequence ATGGCTTCCGTCGCTGCATCACCTTTTTCCATTCGAGATTTCTTCAAGAGCTTCATGCTCGTGGAGTTGTTCAAGGGCATGGCTCTCACGGGCCGGTATGCCTTCGCCCGCAAGGTTACGGTTCAATTCCCCGAAGAAAAGACGCCCTTGTCGCCGCGCTTCCGCGGCCTGCACGCGCTGCGCCGCTATGAAAACGGTGAAGAACGCTGCATCGCCTGCAAGCTGTGCGAAGCCGTGTGCCCGGCCGTGGCTATCACCATCGAAGCCGGCGAGCGCGAAGACGGCTCGCGCCGCACGACGCGCTATGACATCGATCTGACCAAGTGCATCTTCTGCGGCTTCTGCGAAGAGAGCTGCCCGGTCGACTCGATCGTCGAGACGCACATCTTCGAATACCACGGCGAAAAGCGCGGTGACCTGTACTTCACCAAGGACATGCTGTTGGCCGTCGGTGACCGCTACGAACCCGAAATCGCGGCGGCGAAGGCGGCCGACGCCAAGTACCGCTGA
- the nuoK gene encoding NADH-quinone oxidoreductase subunit NuoK: MTLTLAHYLTLGAILFAISVVGIFLNRKNIIVLLMAIELMLLAVNMNFVAFSHYLGDMHGQVFVFFILTVAAAESAIGLAILVLLFRTRDSINVDELHSLKG, from the coding sequence ATGACCCTGACCCTGGCACATTACCTGACCCTGGGCGCAATACTTTTTGCGATCTCGGTGGTCGGCATCTTTCTCAACCGCAAGAACATCATCGTGCTGTTGATGGCCATTGAGCTGATGTTACTGGCCGTCAACATGAATTTCGTGGCGTTCTCGCATTATCTGGGTGACATGCACGGGCAGGTGTTCGTGTTCTTCATCCTGACGGTGGCGGCAGCCGAATCTGCGATCGGTCTGGCTATCCTGGTGCTGCTGTTCCGCACGCGCGACAGCATCAACGTGGACGAACTGCATTCGCTGAAGGGTTAA
- the secG gene encoding preprotein translocase subunit SecG codes for MNVVLNLVLVVQILSALAMIGLILVQHGKGADMGTAFGSGASGSLFGASGSANFLSRSTAGLATVFFVCTLALAYFGFSVRSAPASGGSVLERAAVTAPASAASAAVPASTGAAGAIPAGPSGVPAPAASAVPAAPAVPASGAGQIPTK; via the coding sequence ATGAATGTCGTCCTGAACCTGGTGCTGGTGGTGCAGATCCTGTCCGCGCTGGCGATGATTGGCCTGATCCTGGTGCAACACGGCAAGGGCGCCGACATGGGCACCGCGTTCGGCAGCGGCGCGTCGGGCAGCCTGTTCGGTGCGTCGGGCAGCGCCAACTTCCTGTCGCGCAGCACGGCTGGGCTCGCCACGGTATTTTTCGTCTGCACGCTGGCGCTGGCGTACTTCGGCTTCAGCGTGCGCAGCGCGCCGGCCTCCGGCGGCAGCGTGCTGGAGCGGGCCGCGGTCACGGCGCCGGCTTCGGCCGCGTCGGCCGCCGTGCCGGCCTCCACGGGTGCTGCTGGCGCCATCCCGGCCGGGCCTTCGGGCGTGCCTGCGCCGGCGGCTTCGGCTGTGCCGGCGGCGCCTGCGGTGCCGGCTTCTGGTGCGGGCCAGATTCCGACCAAGTAA
- the nuoF gene encoding NADH-quinone oxidoreductase subunit NuoF, producing the protein MARVQDILAQFQAKGVETCFHGRHIDAQIYAGLDGANWGLKDYEARGGYQALRKIVGGNGAPGMTQDEVIAELKASSLRGRGGAGFPTGLKWSFMPRNFPGQKYLVCNSDEGEPGTFKDRDILMYNPHSVIEGMAIAAYAMGASVGYNYIHGEIFQVYERFEAALEQAREAGYLGDSVMGSAFKFQLHAHHGFGAYICGEETALLESLEGKKGQPRFKPPFPASFGLYGKPTTINNTETFAATPWIIRHGGQAYLECGKPNNGGTKIFSIQGDVERPGNYEIPMGTPFAKLLELAGGVRGGRPLKAVIPGGSSSPVLPADIIMQCTMDYDSIAKAGSMLGSGAVMVMDDSRDMVEVLLRLSYFYMHESCGQCTPCREGTGWLWRMVDRIEHGKGRPEDLAQLDNVAENIMGRTICALGDAAAMPVRAMLKHFRHEFAAKIEAAQKQAA; encoded by the coding sequence ATGGCACGTGTGCAAGACATCCTCGCGCAGTTCCAGGCCAAGGGCGTGGAAACCTGTTTCCACGGCCGTCACATCGACGCGCAGATCTACGCCGGCCTGGACGGCGCCAATTGGGGCCTGAAGGACTACGAGGCCCGGGGCGGCTACCAGGCCCTGCGCAAGATCGTGGGTGGCAACGGCGCGCCCGGCATGACGCAGGACGAGGTCATCGCCGAACTCAAGGCGTCCAGCCTGCGCGGGCGCGGCGGCGCGGGTTTCCCCACCGGCCTGAAGTGGAGCTTCATGCCGCGCAATTTCCCGGGTCAGAAGTACCTGGTCTGCAACTCGGACGAAGGCGAGCCGGGCACCTTCAAGGACCGTGACATCCTGATGTACAACCCGCACTCGGTGATCGAGGGCATGGCCATCGCGGCCTATGCCATGGGCGCCAGCGTGGGCTACAACTACATCCACGGCGAGATCTTCCAGGTGTATGAACGCTTCGAAGCCGCGCTGGAGCAGGCGCGCGAGGCGGGCTACCTGGGCGACAGCGTGATGGGCAGCGCGTTCAAGTTCCAGCTGCACGCGCACCATGGCTTCGGCGCCTACATCTGCGGCGAAGAAACGGCACTGCTCGAATCGCTGGAAGGCAAGAAGGGCCAGCCGCGCTTCAAGCCGCCTTTCCCGGCCAGCTTCGGCCTCTACGGCAAGCCGACGACGATCAACAACACCGAAACGTTCGCGGCCACGCCGTGGATCATCCGGCACGGCGGCCAGGCGTACCTGGAATGCGGCAAGCCCAACAACGGCGGCACCAAGATCTTCTCAATTCAGGGTGACGTGGAGCGCCCGGGCAACTACGAAATCCCCATGGGCACGCCCTTCGCCAAGCTGCTTGAGCTGGCCGGCGGCGTGCGTGGCGGCCGGCCGCTGAAGGCGGTGATTCCGGGCGGATCGTCTTCGCCCGTCCTGCCGGCCGACATCATCATGCAATGCACGATGGATTACGACTCCATCGCCAAGGCTGGCTCCATGCTGGGTTCGGGCGCGGTCATGGTGATGGACGATTCACGCGACATGGTCGAGGTGCTGCTGCGCCTGTCCTATTTCTACATGCACGAATCGTGCGGCCAGTGCACGCCGTGCCGCGAAGGCACCGGCTGGCTGTGGCGCATGGTGGACCGCATCGAACACGGCAAGGGCCGTCCTGAAGATCTGGCGCAACTTGACAACGTGGCTGAGAACATCATGGGGCGCACCATCTGCGCGCTGGGCGATGCCGCAGCGATGCCGGTGCGCGCGATGCTCAAGCATTTCCGTCATGAGTTCGCAGCCAAGATCGAGGCCGCTCAGAAGCAGGCGGCCTGA
- a CDS encoding NADH-quinone oxidoreductase subunit B family protein, with protein sequence MNDQLQQKGFLLTGVDAAVNWAKTGSLWPVTFGLACCAVEMMHAAAARYDIGRFGAEVFRASPRQSDLMIVAGTLCNKMAPALRKVYDQMAEPRWVISMGSCANGGGYYHYSYSVVRGCDRIVPVDVYVPGCPPTAEALLYGIIQLQQKVRRTNTFARA encoded by the coding sequence ATGAACGATCAACTTCAGCAAAAGGGCTTTCTGCTCACCGGGGTCGACGCCGCGGTGAACTGGGCCAAGACCGGCTCGCTGTGGCCGGTGACTTTCGGGCTGGCCTGCTGTGCCGTCGAGATGATGCACGCCGCCGCCGCGCGCTACGACATCGGGCGCTTCGGCGCCGAGGTGTTCCGCGCCAGTCCGCGCCAGTCCGACCTGATGATCGTGGCCGGCACGCTGTGCAACAAGATGGCCCCGGCCCTGCGCAAGGTGTATGACCAGATGGCTGAGCCGCGCTGGGTCATTTCGATGGGCTCGTGCGCCAACGGCGGCGGTTATTACCACTACAGCTATTCGGTGGTGCGCGGCTGCGACCGCATCGTGCCGGTCGACGTCTACGTGCCCGGCTGCCCGCCCACGGCAGAAGCGCTGCTGTACGGCATCATCCAGCTGCAGCAGAAGGTGCGGCGCACCAACACCTTTGCGCGGGCTTGA
- a CDS encoding NADH-quinone oxidoreductase subunit D has product MAEIKNYTLNFGPQHPAAHGVLRLVLELDGEVVQRADPHIGLLHRATEKLAEHKTFIQSLPYMDRLDYVSMMCNEHAYCLAIEKLLGIEVPIRAQYIRVMFSEITRVMNHLMWLGSHGNDCGSSTILIYTFREREDLFDIYEAVSGARMHAAYFRPGGVYRDLPDSMPKYTVSKIRNAKAMEQLNQNRQGSLLDFIEDFTRRFPKCIDEYETLLTDNRIWKQRTVGIGVITPERALNLGLTGPMLRGSGIAWDLRKKQPYDVYDQMDFDIPIGKTGDTYDRYLVRVQEMRESNRIIQQCVQWLRANPGPVITDNHKVAPPSREAMKTNMEELIHHFKLFTEGMHVPEGEAYAAVEHPKGEFGIYLISDGANKPYRLKIRAPGFAHLAALDEVARGHMLADAVAIIGTLDIVFGEIDR; this is encoded by the coding sequence ATGGCTGAGATCAAGAACTACACCCTGAACTTCGGGCCCCAGCACCCCGCCGCCCACGGCGTGCTGCGTCTGGTGCTCGAACTCGACGGCGAGGTCGTGCAGCGCGCCGACCCGCACATCGGGCTGCTGCACCGCGCCACCGAGAAGCTGGCCGAGCACAAGACCTTCATCCAGTCGCTGCCCTACATGGACCGTCTCGACTACGTGTCCATGATGTGCAACGAGCACGCCTACTGCCTGGCCATCGAAAAGCTGCTGGGCATCGAGGTGCCGATCCGTGCGCAGTACATCCGCGTGATGTTCTCCGAAATCACGCGGGTGATGAACCACCTGATGTGGCTGGGCTCGCACGGCAACGACTGCGGTTCGTCCACCATCCTGATCTACACCTTCCGCGAGCGCGAGGACCTGTTCGACATCTACGAAGCGGTGTCGGGCGCGCGCATGCACGCGGCGTACTTCCGTCCGGGCGGCGTCTACCGCGACTTGCCGGACAGCATGCCCAAGTACACGGTCAGCAAGATCCGCAACGCCAAGGCGATGGAGCAGCTGAACCAGAACCGGCAGGGCTCGCTGCTCGACTTCATCGAGGACTTCACGCGGCGCTTCCCCAAGTGCATCGACGAATACGAGACGCTGCTCACCGACAACCGTATCTGGAAGCAGCGCACCGTGGGCATCGGCGTCATCACGCCCGAACGTGCGCTGAATCTGGGCCTGACGGGCCCCATGCTGCGCGGCTCCGGCATCGCCTGGGACCTGCGCAAGAAGCAGCCCTACGACGTCTACGACCAGATGGATTTCGATATCCCCATCGGCAAGACGGGCGACACCTACGACCGTTACCTGGTGCGGGTGCAGGAGATGCGCGAATCCAACCGCATCATCCAGCAATGCGTGCAGTGGCTGCGCGCCAACCCCGGCCCGGTCATCACCGACAACCACAAGGTCGCGCCGCCTTCCCGCGAGGCGATGAAGACCAACATGGAAGAGCTGATCCACCACTTCAAGCTCTTCACCGAAGGCATGCACGTGCCCGAGGGCGAGGCCTATGCGGCCGTTGAACACCCCAAGGGCGAGTTCGGCATCTACCTTATCAGCGACGGCGCCAACAAGCCGTATCGCCTGAAGATCCGCGCGCCCGGTTTTGCCCATCTGGCGGCGCTGGACGAAGTGGCCCGGGGCCACATGCTGGCCGACGCCGTGGCCATCATCGGCACGCTGGATATCGTGTTTGGAGAGATTGATCGATGA
- a CDS encoding NADH-quinone oxidoreductase subunit C, whose translation MGDIAISVDVLKDTLAAALGDKAQHISVALGEVTVTVSPDQYTAAMQLLRDAPGCRFEQLIDLCGVDYSTYGDGRWEGARYAVVSHLLSVSLNQRVRVRVFCADDDFPVVASVNPIWNAANWYEREAFDLYGIMFEGHADLRRILTDYGFIGHPFRKDFPLSGHVEMRYDAERARVVYEPVSIEPREVTPRVIREDNYGGLH comes from the coding sequence ATGGGCGACATTGCAATTTCCGTCGACGTCCTGAAGGACACCCTGGCCGCCGCGCTGGGCGACAAGGCGCAGCACATTTCCGTCGCGCTGGGCGAAGTCACCGTGACCGTGTCGCCAGACCAGTACACGGCCGCCATGCAACTGCTGCGCGACGCACCGGGCTGCCGCTTCGAGCAACTGATCGACCTGTGCGGCGTCGACTATTCCACCTATGGCGATGGCCGCTGGGAAGGCGCGCGCTATGCGGTGGTGTCGCACCTGCTGTCGGTCAGCCTCAACCAGCGCGTGCGGGTGCGCGTGTTCTGCGCCGACGACGATTTCCCGGTGGTGGCTTCGGTCAACCCGATCTGGAATGCCGCCAACTGGTACGAGCGCGAGGCGTTCGACCTGTACGGCATCATGTTCGAAGGCCACGCCGACCTGCGCCGCATCCTGACCGACTACGGCTTCATCGGCCACCCGTTCCGCAAGGACTTCCCGCTGTCGGGCCATGTCGAAATGCGCTACGACGCCGAGCGCGCGCGCGTGGTGTACGAGCCCGTGTCGATCGAGCCGCGCGAAGTCACGCCCCGCGTGATCCGTGAAGACAACTACGGGGGGCTGCACTGA
- the nuoG gene encoding NADH-quinone oxidoreductase subunit NuoG, producing the protein MVELEIDGKKVEVPEGSMVMHAAEKAGTYIPHFCYHKKLSIAANCRMCLVDVEKAPKAVPACATPVTQGMIVRTKSDKAIKAQQSVMEFLLINHPLDCPICDQGGECQLQDLAVGYGASGSRYEEEKRVVFHKDVGPLISMEEMSRCIHCTRCVRFGQEIAGAMELGMSHRGEHAEIETFVGQSVDSELSGNMIDVCPVGALTSKPFRYSARTWELSRRKSVSPHDSTGANLIVQVKNNRVMRVVPFENEAVNECWLADRDRFSYEALNSDQRLTQPMLKQGGQWQSVDWATALEYVANGLNQAKSQHGAASIGALVSPHSTLEELYLAGTLVRGLGSENIDHRLRHTDFTAAEGARWLGTSIASLSDLQSVLIVGSNVRKDHPLFAQRIRQAARRGCAVGAITSEALLKNADAWAMPLRASDVVDAGQWGKSLANLAAAVAAEKGVSAPVAGEATDAAKALVQALLSGERKAILLGNAAAHHPDATGLLALCQWIGGQTGASVGFLTEAANTVGAQVVKAQPGANGMHAGQMLQGGLGAMLLLNCEPGLDSGPSQLQGCDMVVTLSPFKANMDVSDVLLPIAPFTETSGTFINAEGRVQSFHAVVKPQGDARPGWKVLRVLADMLGVVQPPYESSQEVLAQALGGAGVGQVPPSRLSNGTSAAPRVQTQSVDLPMVGIYQLDGIVRRAPSLQQTADAREGAVA; encoded by the coding sequence ATGGTTGAACTAGAAATCGACGGCAAGAAGGTGGAGGTGCCCGAGGGCAGCATGGTGATGCATGCGGCCGAAAAGGCGGGCACCTACATTCCGCACTTCTGCTATCACAAGAAGCTGTCCATTGCCGCCAACTGCCGCATGTGCCTGGTGGACGTGGAGAAGGCACCCAAGGCGGTGCCGGCCTGCGCCACCCCCGTGACGCAGGGCATGATCGTGCGCACCAAGAGCGACAAGGCGATCAAGGCCCAGCAGTCGGTGATGGAGTTCCTGCTCATCAACCACCCGCTGGACTGCCCGATCTGCGATCAGGGCGGCGAGTGCCAGCTGCAGGATCTGGCCGTCGGCTACGGCGCTTCGGGCTCTCGCTACGAAGAAGAAAAGCGCGTGGTGTTCCACAAGGACGTCGGCCCGCTGATCTCGATGGAGGAGATGAGCCGCTGCATCCATTGCACGCGCTGCGTCCGCTTCGGCCAGGAAATCGCCGGCGCGATGGAACTGGGGATGTCCCATCGCGGCGAGCATGCCGAAATCGAGACTTTCGTTGGCCAGTCGGTCGATTCCGAGCTGTCGGGCAACATGATCGACGTGTGCCCGGTCGGTGCGCTGACCAGCAAGCCTTTCCGCTACAGCGCCCGCACGTGGGAGCTGTCGCGCCGCAAGAGCGTCAGCCCGCACGATTCGACAGGTGCGAACCTCATCGTCCAGGTCAAGAACAACCGCGTCATGCGCGTGGTGCCCTTCGAAAACGAGGCGGTCAACGAATGCTGGCTGGCCGACCGGGACCGCTTCTCGTACGAAGCGCTCAACAGTGACCAGCGCCTGACCCAGCCCATGCTGAAGCAGGGCGGTCAGTGGCAGTCGGTCGATTGGGCGACCGCGCTGGAATACGTGGCGAACGGCTTGAACCAGGCCAAGTCGCAGCATGGCGCAGCTTCCATCGGTGCCCTGGTCAGCCCACACAGCACGCTTGAAGAGCTGTACCTGGCCGGTACGCTGGTGCGCGGCCTGGGCAGCGAAAACATCGACCACCGCCTGCGCCACACCGACTTCACGGCCGCCGAAGGCGCGCGCTGGCTCGGCACTTCGATCGCATCGCTCTCTGATCTGCAGTCGGTGCTGATCGTCGGCTCCAACGTGCGCAAGGACCATCCGCTGTTTGCACAGCGCATTCGCCAGGCAGCCCGCCGTGGCTGCGCGGTGGGTGCTATCACTTCTGAAGCGTTGCTGAAGAACGCGGACGCTTGGGCCATGCCGCTGCGCGCCAGCGACGTGGTCGACGCAGGCCAGTGGGGCAAGAGCCTGGCTAACCTCGCCGCGGCGGTGGCGGCCGAAAAGGGCGTGTCTGCCCCCGTGGCAGGCGAGGCCACCGATGCAGCCAAGGCGCTGGTGCAGGCACTGCTGTCCGGTGAGCGCAAGGCCATCCTGCTGGGCAACGCGGCCGCTCATCATCCCGATGCCACAGGCCTGCTGGCCCTGTGCCAGTGGATTGGCGGCCAGACGGGCGCCAGCGTGGGCTTCCTGACGGAAGCGGCCAACACGGTTGGTGCGCAGGTCGTCAAGGCGCAGCCCGGTGCCAACGGCATGCATGCGGGCCAGATGCTGCAGGGCGGCCTGGGCGCGATGCTGCTGCTCAATTGCGAGCCGGGCCTCGATTCCGGCCCATCGCAATTGCAGGGTTGCGACATGGTCGTGACGCTCAGCCCGTTCAAGGCCAACATGGACGTCAGCGACGTGCTGCTGCCCATCGCACCCTTCACCGAGACATCGGGCACCTTCATCAACGCCGAGGGCAGGGTGCAGAGCTTCCACGCCGTGGTCAAGCCGCAGGGCGATGCCCGTCCGGGCTGGAAGGTGCTGCGCGTGCTGGCCGACATGCTGGGCGTGGTGCAGCCACCCTACGAGAGTTCGCAGGAAGTGCTGGCGCAGGCGCTCGGCGGCGCGGGCGTGGGTCAGGTGCCCCCGTCCAGGCTGTCCAATGGCACGTCGGCGGCACCGCGCGTGCAAACCCAGTCGGTCGACCTGCCGATGGTGGGGATCTACCAACTCGACGGCATTGTCCGGCGCGCCCCGTCGCTGCAGCAGACCGCCGACGCGCGTGAAGGAGCGGTCGCATGA
- the nuoE gene encoding NADH-quinone oxidoreductase subunit NuoE encodes MNAAVASAAAAPLSDATRARFAREVAKYPADQKQSAVMACLSIVQQEQGWVSPDSELAVAEYLGMPAMAVHEVTTFYNMYNQKPVGRFKLNVCTNAPCMFAGGPQALDHLCSKLGVEPYGTTTDGQFTVQPSECLGACGDAPVMLVNDRHMCSFMSNDKLDQLVDGLRHAED; translated from the coding sequence ATGAACGCAGCCGTTGCATCCGCTGCCGCAGCGCCACTGTCCGACGCGACGCGCGCGCGTTTTGCCCGCGAAGTGGCCAAGTACCCGGCCGACCAGAAGCAGTCGGCCGTCATGGCATGCCTGTCGATCGTGCAGCAGGAGCAGGGCTGGGTCAGCCCCGACAGCGAACTGGCGGTGGCCGAGTACCTGGGCATGCCCGCCATGGCCGTGCACGAGGTCACGACCTTCTACAACATGTACAACCAGAAGCCGGTGGGTCGCTTCAAGTTGAACGTGTGCACCAACGCGCCGTGCATGTTTGCGGGTGGCCCGCAGGCGCTGGACCATTTGTGCAGCAAGCTGGGGGTCGAGCCTTACGGCACCACCACCGATGGCCAGTTCACCGTGCAGCCGTCCGAATGCCTTGGCGCATGCGGCGACGCGCCGGTGATGCTGGTGAATGACCGCCACATGTGCAGCTTCATGTCGAACGACAAGCTCGATCAGCTCGTCGACGGCCTGCGCCACGCGGAGGACTGA
- a CDS encoding NADH-quinone oxidoreductase subunit J has product MDAKTGFFYLFALVMLFSAFRVITARNPVHAVLFLMLAFSQAAGVWLLLKAEFLAIVLVLVYLGAVMVLFLFVVMMLDIHIDSLRQGFWRHFPLALLIGGVVTLEMAMVLFGGFRTSDAPVVPETVTNAAGQVVQYSNAKALGTLLYTKYLYPVEIAAVLLLIAMVTAIALTLRERKDNKKVAESRQVRVRAADRVEIVKIAPTRAPLPVEPAPEAPAQEAKK; this is encoded by the coding sequence ATGGACGCCAAGACCGGCTTTTTCTACCTGTTTGCCCTGGTGATGCTGTTTTCAGCATTCCGGGTCATCACCGCACGCAACCCGGTGCATGCGGTGCTGTTTCTCATGCTCGCGTTCTCGCAGGCCGCCGGTGTCTGGCTGCTGCTCAAGGCCGAGTTCCTGGCCATCGTGCTGGTGCTCGTGTACTTGGGTGCGGTGATGGTGCTGTTCCTGTTCGTCGTGATGATGCTCGACATCCATATCGACAGCCTGCGACAGGGTTTCTGGCGGCACTTTCCGCTGGCGTTGCTGATCGGCGGCGTGGTCACACTGGAGATGGCGATGGTGTTGTTCGGTGGCTTCCGCACCAGCGACGCGCCGGTGGTGCCCGAAACGGTGACCAATGCGGCCGGGCAGGTGGTTCAATATTCCAACGCCAAGGCGCTCGGTACGCTGCTCTATACCAAGTACCTGTATCCGGTTGAGATCGCCGCGGTGCTGCTGCTGATCGCCATGGTCACCGCGATCGCGCTGACCCTGCGTGAGCGCAAGGACAACAAGAAGGTGGCTGAATCCCGCCAGGTTCGCGTGCGCGCGGCAGACCGCGTCGAGATCGTGAAGATCGCGCCGACCCGGGCGCCATTGCCTGTCGAACCGGCGCCCGAGGCGCCTGCGCAGGAGGCCAAGAAATGA
- a CDS encoding NADH-quinone oxidoreductase subunit A — translation MNLAQYLPVLLFILVGLAVGAVCLGMGQLLMPHKADAAKNSPYECGFEAFEDARMKFDVRYYLVAILFILFDLEIAFLFPWAVALKDVGVAGFVAVLIFLTILVVGFIYEWKKGALDWE, via the coding sequence ATGAACCTTGCTCAGTACCTTCCCGTTCTGCTCTTCATCCTGGTCGGTCTGGCGGTCGGCGCGGTCTGCCTGGGCATGGGGCAACTGCTCATGCCCCATAAGGCCGACGCGGCCAAGAACTCGCCGTATGAATGCGGCTTCGAGGCCTTCGAAGACGCGCGCATGAAGTTCGACGTGCGCTATTACCTCGTGGCGATCCTGTTCATCCTGTTCGACCTCGAGATCGCTTTTCTCTTTCCGTGGGCCGTCGCGCTCAAGGACGTGGGCGTGGCCGGCTTTGTCGCGGTGCTCATCTTCCTCACCATCCTGGTGGTGGGTTTCATCTACGAATGGAAGAAGGGTGCGCTGGACTGGGAGTGA